A part of Neovison vison isolate M4711 chromosome 8, ASM_NN_V1, whole genome shotgun sequence genomic DNA contains:
- the ATP6V1C2 gene encoding V-type proton ATPase subunit C 2 isoform X5, with protein sequence MEVFSKSRASLIKKMAQSVVEVMEDAKGKVPENLLANGGLKEKMKYLKIDLPSFVTHFEWDMAKYPAKQPLVSVVDTLAKQLAQIETDLKSRTAAYNTLKTNLENLEKKSMGNLLTRTLSDIVSKEDFVLGSEYLVTLLVIVPKPSYAQWQKTYESLSDMVVPRSTKLIAEDNEGGLFTVTLFRKVIEDFKTKAKENKFTVREFYYDEKEIKREREEMSRLLSDKKQQYQTSCVALKKGSSTFPDHKVKVTPLGNPARPAAGQTDRERESEGEGEGPLLRWLKVNFSEAFIAWIHIKALRVFVESVLRYGLPVNFQAVLLQPHKKSSTKRLREVLNSVFRHLDQVAAASILDASVEIPGLQLSTQDYFPYVYFHIDLSLLD encoded by the exons CCTCATAAAGAAGATGGCCCAGAGTGTGGTAGAAGTCATGGAAGATGCCAAGGGGAAGGTTCCGGAGAACCTCCTAGCCAATGGAG gtttgaaggaaaaaatgaaatatttaaaga TTGACTTACCATCCTTTGTGACCCACTTTGAGTGGGACATGGCGAAGTACCCCGCGAAGCAGCCGCTGGTGAGCGTGGTGGACACTCTGGCAAAG CAATTGGCCCAAATCGAGACTGATCTGAAATCCCGAACAGCCGCCTACAATACTCTGAAGACAAACCTGGAGAACCTGGAGAAGAAATCCAT GGGAAACCTCTTAACCCGGACATTGAGCGATATCGTGAGCAAAGAAGACTTCGTGTTGGGTTCTGAGTATCTCGTCACACTTCTGGTCATTGTCCCCAA ACCAAGCTACGCACAATGGCAAAAAACCTATGAATCCCTCTCGGACATGGTGGTCCCTCGGTCGACTAA ACTGATTGCTGAGGACAACGAGGGCGGCCTCTTCACGGTGACCCTGTTTCGAAAAGTGATCGAGGATTtcaaaaccaaagccaaagagAACAA GTTCACTGTCCGTGAATTTTACTATgatgagaaagaaattaaaagggaaagggaagagatgaGCAGGTTGCTGTCTGATAAGAAGCAACAGTAT CAAACTTCCTGTGTTGCTCTTAAAAAGGGATCCTCCACCTTCCCGGACCACAAGGTTAAGGTAACCCCGCTAGGTAACCCCGCTAGGCCCGCGGCGGGGCagacggacagagagagagagagtgagggcgaGGGCGAG GGCCCGCTGCTGCGCTGGCTCAAAGTGAACTTCAGCGAAGCCTTCATTGCCTGGATCCACATCAAGGCGCTGAGGGTGTTTGTGGAGTCCGTGCTCAG GTACGGACTTCCGGTGAATTTCCAGGCGGTGCTCCTCCAGCCTCACAAGAAGTCCTCCACCAAACGTTTACGGGAGGTGCTGAACTCCGTCTTCAGACATCTGGATCAAGTAGCAGCCGCAAGCATACTGGAT GCGTCCGTGGAGATCCCAGGGCTGCAGCTCAGCACCCAGGACTACTTTCCCTACGTCTACTTCCACATCGACCTCAGTCTCCTCGACTAG